The DNA sequence AAGGCGGCATGGGCATCGTCTATCTGGCGGAGCGCGACGATGGCGCCTATTCGCAGCAGGTGGCGGTGAAGGTCGTACGGGCCGGCGCCGGCGCGGCGCGGCTGGCGGAACTGTTCCGGCGCGAGCGCCAGATTCTGGCCCGGCTGCGGCATCCCGGAATCGCTGCCCTGATGGACGGCGGCACAACGCCGGATGGGCGGCTCTACTACGTGATGGAGTACGTCGAGGGCCGTCCGGTGGTGGACTTCTGCCAAGCGAAACACTGTACGGTCGCCGAACGGCTGAAGCTGTTCCTGCAAATCTGCGACGCCGTGGCGCACGCTCACCGCAATCTGGTGATGCACCGTGATATCAAGCCCGCCAACATTCTGGTGACGGAGAGCGGCCATCCCAAGCTGCTGGATTTTGGCCTCGCCAAGGTATTCAACGATGATGCGACGGTCACGCAATCGACGGCTGCCTTGTTGACGCCCGCTTATGCGAGTCCGGAGCAGGTGAGGGGTGAGCCGCTTTCGACCGCCACTGATGTTTACTCACTGGGCGTTGTACTTTATGAGCTGATCTCCGGCCACAGCCCCTACCCCAAGTCGGACACATCGCCCCTGGAGATGTTCCGGGCGGTGTGCGAAGTGGAGCCGAAACCACCCAGCCAATTGGCGAAGCTGCCGCGAGAGCTGGACGACATTGTGATGAAGGCGCTGCGGAAGGAGCCGGAGCATCGCTACGCGACCGTGGGGGAGTTCCGGCAGGACATCGAGAATCATCTGCTGGGCCAACCGGTGCGGGCGTCGCGAGGCACGCGGAGCTACCGTCTGCGCAAGTTCGCGCGGCGGCACCGATGGGGTGTGGCTGTCTCGGTGGCGGCGTTGCTGGCTGCCTCGTTGTTCCTGGCGGCGATTCTGTGGCAGTGGCGCCAGAGCGAGCGGCGGTTTCGACAGGCTCGGGGTTTGGCGCGAACGGTGATTTATGAACTGCACGACGCCATTGCCGATCTGCCCGGCTCCACCGCGGCGCGTAAGTTACTGGTGGAACGTGCGCTGCACTACCTGCGCGAACTGGAAGCGACGGGCGGGAAGAACCGCGAGCTTCAGCTCGAGATCGCGGCGGCCTATTTGAAGATCGGCGATGTGCAGGGGCACCAGAGCCGCGCCAACCTGGGCGACTTCGACGGTGCGCTGAACAGCTTCCGCCACGCGCGTGGGCTGCTGCTCGCCTTCCTCAAATCGGATGGGAAGAACGACGAAGCGCAGCGGCTGCTGGTGGAAGTGGACACCGGTCTCAGTGACATTCACGAGGCGCGGGGCGATGCGCAGGGCTGGAATGCGATCCGGGGCGAGTTGACGGGCGTGATGAAAGCGCGCGCGCAGCGCAATCCGCCACGGCCGGAACTGGAGGCCCTCTACAAAGCCCGTCTGGCCCAGGAAGCGGTTGTCGACCAGAGGTGGACCGCGGCCATTCCACTGTGGGGCGAGGCCATTGCGGCCTATACGAGACTGCTGGCAGCGCGTCCCGGTGATCCGGGGCTATTGCGAGCACTGGCCCGGTGCCACGGTAGCCTGGCGCACACGAATCAGGCAGCGGGCGACCTGCCGTCCGCCCTGCGCAACTACATGGAGGCGGAACGATTGCAGACCCGGCTGGTGGAGACCATGCCGCGGAACACGCGTGCCCGCATGGAGCTGTCGTTCGTGCTGGTGGAGATGGGCTGGGTCCATCACATGCTGAAGGACGACCGGGCGGCGGTGGACGATTACGAACGTACCTTCGCCATCCAGGAAGCGCTGGCCGAGGAGGATCCCTCGGACTTTCGGGCGCGGATCGAACTGGCGAAGCTGATGATCACGGCCGCGCCGGCGTACCTGGATGCGGGTGACGCCCAGCGCGCCGTGGCCCTGTTGCGCGAATCACGGCGGCGGTTGCTGGCCGCCCTGGAGAAGACGCCGGAGAACCGGGACCTGCGATTGCACACAGGTTGGGCCGCGCTGAACCTGGGCGATGCGGAGGTGCGCCGCGGCGAGTGGGTGTCGGCGCTGCAGGCGTACCGGTGGGCGGAGGCCGACTTTCAAGCCCTGCCGCTAGTGAACCGGCTGCCGGGTGACTTTGACGTGGCGAGGATGAGGAAAGAAGCGGCCCTGGGGATTGCGCGATGCCGGGGACGGGTTTAGCCGGAGAAAGAGCAGCCTCATTGGGGACCGCAAATGCGTTTCGCGTCCGGCCCGTCAACTCGAGTGGGGCCCGTCGAGGATTAGCCGATTTCGCGCCAGAGCCGCGCGGATGCGAACAGGGAGAGATGCCGGACGTTGGTCGTGGCGATAGTTGTCTCGCAGCCGGGACGAACGAGAGCTCCGGCCTGAGCGGCGAGGACCATGTCCGCATCCAGGGAGGAATCGTCGGCCGATTGCCGGCCATTCTTTCTGGCCGTTGCCCAGAACTCCGCGGCCTTCAACATGACCGGAGTGGTGATGGGCTCGTACTTGAGCAATCCCTTCAACGCATCGAGGCGGCCCAACCCCTTGTCCTTGCCGGCCCGCAGCAGTTCGCGCCGCACTTCGTAGTCCGTAATCTCCGGAATTACGATCTCGGCCCCACTATAGGCGAGACCCGCCAACCAACTTTTGCATGCTTCGTTTTCGGGGGAACTCTTGGGGTTTGTGATCATTCCGAGCGGGCCGGCGTCCAGCAGAACGATCAGGCTCATGCGAACAACTTGTAGCCAGTCGGGCGATCTTCGTCGAGAGAACGGCGCAGGACCTCAAAGGTCTCCTGCTGTTCCAGCGCGTCGCCCTGCATCCACTCATCCAGGAGTTTTGTCAACGCCGATGGATCAAGGCTGGGGCCCGATGGCGACTCCGCTTGTGGAGGCCGCTGGACTGGCTGCTCGTACTTGTTCGTGTCCGGCATTCTTTCTGTTCTGATTCTACTTCTAGAGATAGCGCGATGCCACGGCCGGGTTATACTGCCGCATGTTCTCTGGCGCACATGTTCTCTTCTTTAGCCGGGATGCCGAGGCGGACAGGGCGTTCTTCCGCGACATTCTGGGGCTACCATTTGTCGATGCGGGGCATGGCTGGCTGATCTTTCAACTGCCGCCTTCGGAGGCAGCCGTGCATCCCGTGGATGCCGGCAGCACAATGGCGGGTCCGGGGGCGATGCTGCCCGCCGAAGTCTACCTGATGTGCGACAACCTGGATGCCGCTCTGGCGGCACTAAAGGCGAAGGGTGTGGAGTGTGAGCCCGTACGGGAAGAACGATGGGGCCGATTGAGCAGGATGAAGCTTCCGAGCGGCGGGGCGCTAGGCTATTACGAGCCCAGACACCCCGTCGCGCGCGAACTGTGACCAGACATTGATGCACACACCCGGCATCCGCCCCTCCGCGGATACCTGGGTGGCGCTCCTCCGATCCGGAATCTCGTCACTCTAGAACGCGGGATCGGAGCGCGGAGGCTATCAACTTTTTATTCGACGCCGACGGGCGGCATGTGGAGCCAGCCCGGGCGGCGTTGGGTGACGCCCAACTGCCGCAGGACGCGGACGGCGGGGCGCGCCTCGCGCAGCAGGCTACGCACCGCCTCGTCCTGCGGGTCGCTGGTGGGTTCGCCTTCCAGACCGAGCAGGGAGAGCAGGGCTTCCACGCGGCCCTTGGCCGGAGGATAGACGCGCAGCTCAATATCTTCCTTCTCGGGAATGTGCGCGAGCCGTTTGGCCGCGCGCATGGCGGCGGGGAAGCCGCCCAGTTCGTCGACAAGTCCGCGGGCGAGGGCGTCCTCACCGCTCCAGACGCGGCCGCGGGCGATCTCCTCGACGCGGGCGAGCGGGAGTTTGCGGCCCTCGGCCACCTTGCGCGTGAAGTTCGAGTAGATGCGATCGAGTGAGCCGCGGACGACGGCCCACTGGTCGGGCGTGAAGTCGTTGTAGCCGTCGTACATGCCGGCGTTGGAGCCGGTCTGCACGGCGTCGAAGGAGACTCCGAGCTTGTCCCAGAGCGCGCGGGTGTACATCTTCCCGGTAAAGACTCCGATGGAGCCGGTGATGGTGGCGGGCTGGGCAATGATGCGGTCGGCACCCATAGCTACGTAGTAGCCGCCCGACGCGGCGAGCGACGACATGGAGACGATGACGGGCTTCTTCGCCTGGCGCGCGCGGAGGACCTCGCGCCAGATGGTTTCGGAGGCGACGACGCTGCCGCCGGGCGAATCGACGCGGAAG is a window from the uncultured Paludibaculum sp. genome containing:
- a CDS encoding VOC family protein, encoding MFSGAHVLFFSRDAEADRAFFRDILGLPFVDAGHGWLIFQLPPSEAAVHPVDAGSTMAGPGAMLPAEVYLMCDNLDAALAALKAKGVECEPVREERWGRLSRMKLPSGGALGYYEPRHPVAREL
- a CDS encoding protein kinase, with the protein product MNDERWSQVKDVLGAVLELPPAQRGEYLDNVCCGDEALRAEVEDYLRYESQAGEQLPVTRWAENEDELVADAPVVRLGPYRILRQLGEGGMGIVYLAERDDGAYSQQVAVKVVRAGAGAARLAELFRRERQILARLRHPGIAALMDGGTTPDGRLYYVMEYVEGRPVVDFCQAKHCTVAERLKLFLQICDAVAHAHRNLVMHRDIKPANILVTESGHPKLLDFGLAKVFNDDATVTQSTAALLTPAYASPEQVRGEPLSTATDVYSLGVVLYELISGHSPYPKSDTSPLEMFRAVCEVEPKPPSQLAKLPRELDDIVMKALRKEPEHRYATVGEFRQDIENHLLGQPVRASRGTRSYRLRKFARRHRWGVAVSVAALLAASLFLAAILWQWRQSERRFRQARGLARTVIYELHDAIADLPGSTAARKLLVERALHYLRELEATGGKNRELQLEIAAAYLKIGDVQGHQSRANLGDFDGALNSFRHARGLLLAFLKSDGKNDEAQRLLVEVDTGLSDIHEARGDAQGWNAIRGELTGVMKARAQRNPPRPELEALYKARLAQEAVVDQRWTAAIPLWGEAIAAYTRLLAARPGDPGLLRALARCHGSLAHTNQAAGDLPSALRNYMEAERLQTRLVETMPRNTRARMELSFVLVEMGWVHHMLKDDRAAVDDYERTFAIQEALAEEDPSDFRARIELAKLMITAAPAYLDAGDAQRAVALLRESRRRLLAALEKTPENRDLRLHTGWAALNLGDAEVRRGEWVSALQAYRWAEADFQALPLVNRLPGDFDVARMRKEAALGIARCRGRV
- a CDS encoding PIN domain-containing protein, which gives rise to MSLIVLLDAGPLGMITNPKSSPENEACKSWLAGLAYSGAEIVIPEITDYEVRRELLRAGKDKGLGRLDALKGLLKYEPITTPVMLKAAEFWATARKNGRQSADDSSLDADMVLAAQAGALVRPGCETTIATTNVRHLSLFASARLWREIG